The Streptomyces sp. NBC_01244 genome contains a region encoding:
- a CDS encoding HEAT repeat domain-containing protein, translated as MFEPVIAPSGTLLGLLQRGRGDGTLHALAAPRAEALAALNHCVAGDPRQDWQVENRSLYYARLYLDLDGPLGEIEAHLFSVDDLLDEDDRRTGLALSVLGHLASYGRDDALMLLRRYAATGANWAWALDELALRDDDEGLRSLASPVLARFPATAEGEARLAAAVRDAYEPRPWCLWEEDPGAPAYAARLRAARQQGSFDRWQRQLTPRGPQPGWGVQAVFDWAADGLRRGTPLHVPAARCLAAVATPEDRSAILAAAAGASGEAARATALHHLVLAEPENPAVLDLIEAAGDEPAVAAYERMCGPAAVERARRWVQRPDALGTAAGTLLAARGGAEDATLVLGALRSTVRGSGPDSTPLFTLVDGAGRLRIGCAAPVLRHIYRETSSSHLRGRAARALAATDPSFAAGFAVECLWDCEETTREVAARHAETADARVAPRLRRLAADPAEEEDVQSAVRSRIAPESAV; from the coding sequence ATGTTCGAACCAGTCATAGCGCCGAGCGGCACCCTGCTCGGGCTCCTCCAGCGCGGCCGCGGCGACGGCACGCTGCACGCACTCGCGGCACCCAGGGCCGAGGCCCTCGCCGCGCTCAACCACTGCGTGGCCGGCGATCCGCGCCAGGACTGGCAGGTAGAGAACCGCTCCCTGTACTACGCACGCCTGTACCTGGACCTCGACGGCCCCCTGGGCGAGATCGAGGCCCACCTCTTCAGCGTCGACGACCTCCTCGACGAGGACGACCGCCGCACGGGCCTCGCCCTGTCCGTCCTGGGCCACCTGGCCTCGTACGGCCGTGACGACGCGCTCATGCTGCTGCGCCGGTACGCCGCCACGGGCGCCAACTGGGCCTGGGCCCTCGACGAACTCGCCCTGCGCGACGACGACGAGGGGCTGCGCTCACTGGCCTCCCCCGTCCTCGCCCGGTTCCCCGCCACCGCCGAGGGTGAGGCGCGGCTCGCCGCCGCCGTCCGTGACGCCTACGAGCCCAGGCCCTGGTGCCTGTGGGAAGAGGATCCCGGCGCCCCCGCCTACGCCGCGCGGCTGCGCGCCGCCCGCCAGCAGGGCTCCTTCGACCGCTGGCAGCGTCAGCTCACCCCGCGCGGCCCCCAGCCCGGCTGGGGCGTCCAGGCCGTCTTCGACTGGGCCGCCGACGGACTGCGCCGGGGCACCCCCCTGCACGTCCCGGCCGCCCGCTGCCTCGCCGCCGTGGCCACCCCCGAGGACCGCTCCGCGATCCTGGCGGCCGCCGCCGGCGCGTCCGGAGAGGCCGCCCGCGCCACCGCGCTGCACCACCTGGTCCTCGCCGAGCCGGAGAACCCGGCCGTACTGGACCTCATCGAAGCCGCCGGCGACGAGCCGGCCGTAGCCGCCTACGAGCGCATGTGCGGCCCCGCCGCCGTCGAGCGGGCCCGACGCTGGGTCCAGCGCCCCGACGCCCTCGGAACGGCCGCAGGGACCCTCCTGGCCGCCCGCGGCGGAGCCGAGGACGCGACCCTGGTCCTCGGGGCCCTGCGCTCCACCGTCCGCGGCTCGGGCCCGGACTCGACGCCGCTGTTCACCCTGGTCGACGGAGCGGGCCGGCTCCGCATCGGCTGCGCGGCGCCGGTACTGCGCCACATCTACCGCGAGACGTCCTCCTCCCATCTGCGGGGCCGCGCCGCGCGGGCCCTGGCGGCGACCGACCCCTCCTTCGCCGCGGGCTTCGCCGTCGAGTGCCTCTGGGACTGCGAGGAGACCACCCGGGAGGTGGCCGCCCGCCACGCGGAGACGGCCGACGCCCGAGTCGCCCCGCGCCTGCGCCGCCTGGCGGCCGACCCGGCTGAGGAAGAGGACGTCCAGTCGGCGGTACGGAGCAGGATCGCTCCGGAGTCGGCCGTGTAG
- a CDS encoding ankyrin repeat domain-containing protein, producing the protein MSEHVESGSRDSRDSQASQDSPDVPDEDVVELATKIFDLARRGETETLAAYVDAGVPANLTNDRGDTLVMLAAYHGHADAVTALLARGAEADRANDRGQTPLAGAVFKGEEAVIRALLAGGADPNAGTPSAVDTARMFAKADLLELFGAK; encoded by the coding sequence ATGAGTGAGCACGTCGAGAGCGGCTCCCGGGACTCCCGGGACTCCCAGGCCTCCCAGGACTCTCCGGACGTTCCCGACGAGGACGTCGTCGAGCTGGCCACCAAGATCTTCGACCTCGCCCGCCGCGGTGAGACCGAGACCCTCGCCGCGTACGTGGACGCGGGCGTCCCGGCGAACCTCACCAACGACCGCGGCGACACCCTCGTCATGCTCGCCGCCTACCACGGCCACGCCGACGCCGTCACGGCCCTGCTGGCCCGCGGAGCCGAGGCCGACCGCGCCAACGACCGAGGTCAGACCCCGCTCGCGGGTGCGGTCTTCAAAGGCGAGGAGGCCGTCATCCGCGCACTGCTCGCCGGGGGCGCCGACCCGAACGCCGGAACGCCCTCCGCCGTGGACACGGCCCGCATGTTCGCCAAGGCCGACCTGCTGGAACTTTTCGGAGCCAAGTAG
- a CDS encoding SCO1417 family MocR-like transcription factor — MAQWTSAVGAAQLGRLITSQQGRTAAPGGRKLPAYRSLADGVRLLVLEGRIPVAARLPAERELAVALSVSRTTVAAAYEALRGEGFLESRRGAGSWTSVPAGNPMPARGLEPLPPESLGSMIDLGCAALPAPEPWLTKAVQGALEELPPYAHTHGDYPAGLPALRRMLADRYTERGIPTMPEQIMVTTGAMGAIDAICSLFAGRGERIAVESPSYANILQLMRAAGVRLVPVAMGEGLTGWDMDVWRQVLRDSAPRLAYVVADFHNPTGALASDEQRRAMVEAARSAGTVLVADETMVELQLDPAMEMPRPVCSFDPAGSTVITVGSASKAFWAGMRIGWVRAAPDVIRSLVAARAYADLGTPVLEQLAVDWLMRTGGWAQAVEIRRDQARENRDALVAAVRRELPDWEFRVPLGGLTLWARAGGLSGSRLAEVGERVGVRVPSGPRFGVDGAFEGYVRLPFTVGGPVAEEAAARLAAAARLVATGAGGGGAEPPRTFVA; from the coding sequence ATGGCGCAGTGGACCTCGGCCGTCGGTGCCGCACAGCTCGGCCGGCTCATCACCTCCCAGCAGGGCCGGACCGCCGCACCCGGCGGGCGCAAGCTGCCCGCGTACCGCTCGCTCGCCGACGGGGTCCGCCTGCTGGTCCTCGAAGGCCGCATCCCCGTGGCGGCCCGGCTCCCCGCCGAGCGGGAGCTGGCCGTCGCGCTCTCCGTCAGCCGCACCACCGTCGCCGCCGCCTACGAGGCCCTGCGCGGCGAGGGGTTCCTGGAATCCCGCCGGGGCGCGGGCAGCTGGACCTCGGTGCCCGCCGGCAACCCCATGCCGGCCCGAGGCCTGGAGCCCCTGCCCCCCGAGTCCCTCGGCTCGATGATCGACCTCGGCTGCGCCGCACTCCCGGCTCCCGAGCCCTGGCTCACCAAGGCCGTCCAGGGCGCCCTGGAGGAGCTCCCGCCGTACGCCCACACCCACGGGGACTACCCGGCCGGCCTGCCCGCGCTGCGCCGCATGCTCGCCGACCGCTACACCGAGCGCGGCATCCCGACCATGCCCGAGCAGATCATGGTCACCACGGGTGCGATGGGCGCCATCGACGCCATCTGCAGCCTCTTCGCGGGGCGCGGCGAGCGGATCGCCGTCGAATCCCCGTCCTACGCCAACATCCTCCAGCTCATGCGCGCCGCCGGGGTCCGCCTCGTGCCCGTCGCCATGGGGGAGGGGCTGACCGGCTGGGACATGGACGTCTGGCGCCAGGTGCTGCGCGACTCCGCCCCCCGCCTCGCCTACGTGGTCGCCGACTTCCACAATCCGACCGGGGCCCTGGCCTCCGACGAGCAGCGCCGCGCGATGGTCGAGGCGGCCCGTTCGGCGGGCACCGTCCTCGTCGCCGACGAGACGATGGTCGAGCTCCAGCTCGATCCGGCGATGGAGATGCCCCGCCCCGTCTGCTCCTTCGACCCGGCCGGCTCCACCGTCATCACCGTCGGCTCCGCCAGCAAGGCCTTCTGGGCGGGCATGCGCATCGGGTGGGTCCGCGCGGCCCCCGACGTCATCCGCAGCCTGGTGGCCGCCCGTGCCTACGCCGACCTGGGCACGCCCGTGCTGGAGCAGCTCGCGGTGGACTGGCTGATGCGCACCGGAGGCTGGGCGCAGGCCGTGGAGATCCGCCGGGACCAGGCCCGCGAGAACCGGGACGCCCTGGTGGCGGCGGTCCGCCGGGAGCTGCCGGACTGGGAGTTCCGGGTCCCGCTCGGCGGCCTGACCCTGTGGGCCCGCGCGGGCGGGCTCTCCGGTTCCCGGCTGGCCGAGGTGGGGGAGCGGGTGGGCGTACGGGTCCCCTCGGGGCCGCGGTTCGGCGTCGACGGGGCCTTCGAGGGGTACGTCCGGCTCCCCTTCACCGTCGGCGGCCCGGTGGCCGAGGAAGCGGCGGCCCGGCTGGCGGCCGCGGCCCGGCTGGTCGCCACCGGAGCGGGCGGCGGCGGCGCGGAGCCGCCGCGCACCTTCGTCGCGTAG
- a CDS encoding glycerophosphodiester phosphodiesterase, which yields MTHVRPTHAYLDHPGPIPFAHRGGAADGLENTAAAFRRAAAAGYRYFETDVHASADGKLVAFHDATLDRVTDGRGRIREQPWSRIREVRAGGTEPLALFEDLLEEFPDARWNVDIKDESAVHPLVGLIARTGVWDRVCVGSFSERRVARAQKIAGPRLATSFGVAGVLGLRLRSYAIPAALRAGAVAAQVPETQAGIRVVDRRFVRTAHERGLQVHVWTVNEPERMEALLDLGVDGIMTDRIDILRTVLDRRGAWA from the coding sequence GTGACGCACGTACGCCCAACCCACGCCTATCTCGACCACCCGGGTCCGATCCCCTTCGCGCACCGCGGCGGGGCCGCGGACGGGCTGGAGAACACCGCCGCCGCCTTCCGGCGGGCCGCCGCCGCGGGCTACCGCTACTTCGAGACCGATGTGCACGCCAGCGCCGACGGGAAACTGGTCGCCTTCCACGACGCCACCCTGGACCGGGTCACCGACGGACGGGGGCGCATCCGGGAGCAGCCGTGGAGCCGGATCCGCGAGGTCCGGGCCGGCGGGACCGAACCCCTCGCGCTCTTCGAGGACCTGCTGGAGGAGTTCCCCGACGCCCGGTGGAACGTGGACATCAAGGACGAGTCCGCCGTGCACCCCCTGGTCGGCCTGATCGCGCGGACCGGGGTCTGGGACCGCGTCTGCGTGGGCTCGTTCTCCGAGCGCCGGGTCGCCCGGGCCCAGAAGATCGCCGGACCCCGCCTGGCTACCTCGTTCGGGGTGGCGGGGGTGCTCGGGCTGCGGCTGCGGTCGTACGCGATCCCCGCCGCGCTGCGCGCGGGCGCGGTGGCGGCGCAGGTGCCGGAGACCCAGGCGGGCATCCGCGTGGTGGATCGCAGGTTCGTGCGGACGGCCCACGAGCGGGGCCTCCAGGTGCACGTGTGGACCGTGAACGAACCGGAACGCATGGAGGCTCTCCTGGACCTGGGAGTCGATGGCATCATGACCGACCGGATCGACATCTTGCGCACGGTGCTGGACCGGCGCGGAGCCTGGGCCTGA